The following nucleotide sequence is from Treponema primitia ZAS-1.
CGGCTACGGTCTCTTTACCGGCGGGCCCGGGGCTCACTACGGCGCCATGACCATTGGCGCGGAGGTCCTCCCCATGTCGTCGGGAAACACCGCCCGGCAGCTCATGGTGATGCAGGACTTCGGCACAACCATGCTTACCTGCACACCCTCCTACGCCCTGTATATGGCCGAGGAAGCGGCGGACGCAGGGGTAGATCTGAAAAAGCTGCCCCTTAGCAAGGGCTGTTTCGGGGCCGAGCCCTGGAGCGAGAATATGCGGAAGGAAATTGAAAGCCGCTACGGGATGAAGGCCTACGATATCTACGGCCTTACGGAAATTATCGGTCCCGGGGTGGCCTTTGAGTGTGAGGCCCAGGACGGGCTTCACATCAACGAGGACCTGTTCTACCCGGAGATCATCGATCCCGAAACGGGTAAACACGTTAAGCGGGGCGAAAAGGGGGAACTGGTCTTTACCACCCTCACCAAGGAGGGGACTCCCCTACTCCGCTACCGGACCCGGGATATCACCTACTTCATGGACGAACCCTGCTCCTGCGGCAGGACCACCGTGCGGATGCACCGCCTCTTCGGCCGCACCGATGATATGCTGATCATCCGGGGGGTCAACGTCTTCCCCAGCCAGATCGAGCACGCCCTTTTCGGTATTGAGGGTACGGAACCCCAGTATCTTATCGTGGTTAATCGGGGGGAATCCCACCTGGACGAGGTGGAGCTTCTGGTTGAGGTTAAGCAGGAGTTCTTCAGCGATGAGACCAGGGGTCTGGAAACGCTGCGGAATAAAATACAGGATGTGATGAAGTCCAAGCTTCAGATTGGACTGAAGGTAAAGCTGGTGGAGCCTAAAACCATAGAACGGTCCATAGGCAAGGCTAAGCGGGTCATCGATAATCGTAAACTATAGGGAGTATCATTATGCAGATTAAACAAATATCGGTATTTCTGGAAAACAGCTCCGGCCGTCTGGGGGAAGTAACGAAAGTCCTGGCGGAGGCTGCCATCAACATCCGGGCCATTTCCATTGCGGACACCGCGGATTTCGGCATACTCAGGCTCATCGTGGATAAGAACGACGATGCCATCACGGCCCTGACTAAGGCGGGCTTTACCACCCGTTTAAGCGATGTGGTGGCCGTAGAGGTTGTGGACAGCCCCGGCAGTCTCGCCAAGGTGATGGAACTCTTTCAAAACTCCAAGGTGAACATTGAATATCTCTACGCATCCCTGGAAGGGAAAACCGGAAAGGCGGTGATTATTTTTAAATTGGAAAATTTGGAACAGGGTTTGAAAATTGTTACGGATAACGGCCTTTCTGTGGTTGAAAAATTTTGATTTTTCCCCCTAGAATGGTTACGAATGAAGATCTAAAAAATATCATAGAGGGGAAGATATGAAAATTTTGATGACCGCCAGTGAAGCTGTTCCCTATGCTAAGACCGGCGGCCTTGCCGATGCGGTATCCGCCTTGTCCCTTGCCCTGGCAAAACTGGGACATGAAGTGCGTATTGTCATCCCCCGCTACTACGGGATAAACCGTGGTGAGCTTACCCAGGTTGAGGGGGCCATGGGGGTTCATGTGGGGGGCGGTGAGGAATGGTGCGCCGTCTACACCACGGCCCTGCCCGGTTCGCCGAAGAAGAACCCCGTCCAGGTGTTTTTTATCGATCACGAAAAATTCTTTGGCCGGGATGGTATCTACGGAACGCCATCGGAACCGGATTTTTTGGACAATCCCCGGCGCTTCACCTTCTTTTGCCGCGCCGCTTTCCAGCTTTGCCGGAAAACGTCCTGGTACCCCGATGTACTCCACGCCCATGACTGGCCCACTGCCCTGGTTCCGGTTTTCCTGAAATTCGGGGAACGGCATGGGGCGTTTGCAAATACCGTATCGATTCTCACCATCCACAACCTGGGTTACCAGGGGATCTACAGCAAGGATAACTTCTGGTATACAAACCTGGGCTGGAACGATTTCTACGCCGCGGGGTTTGAGGACTGGAACATGATGAACCTCCTCAAGGCGGGACTCTATTCGGCGGATAAGCTGAACACGGTTTCCCCCAACTACGCCGAAGAAACCAAGACCCACGTCCAGGGTTTCCGCTTGGACGGGGTTCTCCGCCACCGTTCCGCAGATTATATGGGCATCCTCAACGGCATCGATTCCGCCCTCTGGAACCCCAAGACCGACGACCTGCTGCCCCAGAAATACAGTGTCCAGGATATGAGCGGGAAGGCCAAGGCGAAGGAAGCGCTCCAGCGTGAATTCAGCCTGAGCGGGAAAAGCGATGTACCCATAATCGGCATGGTCACCCGCCTTACCGGACAGAAAGGGGTGGGCGCCCTCTTCGGCCCCGCCTACGGTTCCGCCTGGTCCATCTGCCGGGACATGAACCTTCAGTTTGTCCTCATCGGTACCGGGGAATCCTGGTGCGAAAATGAACTCCGCAGCCTTTCCGGCCGGCTGTCCAACTTTAAAGCCCAGATCGGCTATAGCGAAAACCTGAGCCACCTTATAGAAGCGGGGGCGGACTTCTTCCTCATGCCGAGCCAATACGAACCCTGCGGCCTGAACCAGATGTACTCCCTGGCCTACGGCACCCTCCCCATAGTGCGGAATACCGGCGGTCTTGTGGACACGGTAAGCAACTATAACGAGGAAAAAGGGACGGGCACGGGCTTTATGTTTAACGACCTGACCCCGTCGGCGATCTACAACACCGTGGGCTGGGCTGTATGGGCCTATTATAACCGTCCGAAACACATCGACGCCATGCGTATCCGGGGCATGAAACAGGATTTCTCCTGGGAAAAATCCGCAAAGGTATACATCGCCATGTACGAAAGCGCCTTAACCCCCGCCCCCTATGGACCCCTTTAGCATAGTTTCGAGAACGCACAAATACGAAGTATGGGGGCCTGGTGGCTGCAACAAATATCAGGAACCCCCAAAGGGTCCCCCTGATATTTTTTGCACCACCACCCCCGATAACTGGTCCTGTTGTGCGTTCTCAACATCCTGGGGTCCATAGGGGGCGGGGCCTTTATCGCATAATGATGCATACCCCCGTTTGGCGCTTA
It contains:
- a CDS encoding phenylacetate--CoA ligase family protein codes for the protein MIFNPEHECMDQTARKKLQLANLKNLVEKLYTTVPFYRKKMDALGISSRDIHTLGDIEKLPFTTKDDLRENYPRGLLASPPDRIVEVHMSSGTTGKPVVDEYTQKDIDIWREAMARTLAGGGCTKDDIVQNCYGYGLFTGGPGAHYGAMTIGAEVLPMSSGNTARQLMVMQDFGTTMLTCTPSYALYMAEEAADAGVDLKKLPLSKGCFGAEPWSENMRKEIESRYGMKAYDIYGLTEIIGPGVAFECEAQDGLHINEDLFYPEIIDPETGKHVKRGEKGELVFTTLTKEGTPLLRYRTRDITYFMDEPCSCGRTTVRMHRLFGRTDDMLIIRGVNVFPSQIEHALFGIEGTEPQYLIVVNRGESHLDEVELLVEVKQEFFSDETRGLETLRNKIQDVMKSKLQIGLKVKLVEPKTIERSIGKAKRVIDNRKL
- a CDS encoding ACT domain-containing protein — translated: MQIKQISVFLENSSGRLGEVTKVLAEAAINIRAISIADTADFGILRLIVDKNDDAITALTKAGFTTRLSDVVAVEVVDSPGSLAKVMELFQNSKVNIEYLYASLEGKTGKAVIIFKLENLEQGLKIVTDNGLSVVEKF
- a CDS encoding glycogen synthase; protein product: MKILMTASEAVPYAKTGGLADAVSALSLALAKLGHEVRIVIPRYYGINRGELTQVEGAMGVHVGGGEEWCAVYTTALPGSPKKNPVQVFFIDHEKFFGRDGIYGTPSEPDFLDNPRRFTFFCRAAFQLCRKTSWYPDVLHAHDWPTALVPVFLKFGERHGAFANTVSILTIHNLGYQGIYSKDNFWYTNLGWNDFYAAGFEDWNMMNLLKAGLYSADKLNTVSPNYAEETKTHVQGFRLDGVLRHRSADYMGILNGIDSALWNPKTDDLLPQKYSVQDMSGKAKAKEALQREFSLSGKSDVPIIGMVTRLTGQKGVGALFGPAYGSAWSICRDMNLQFVLIGTGESWCENELRSLSGRLSNFKAQIGYSENLSHLIEAGADFFLMPSQYEPCGLNQMYSLAYGTLPIVRNTGGLVDTVSNYNEEKGTGTGFMFNDLTPSAIYNTVGWAVWAYYNRPKHIDAMRIRGMKQDFSWEKSAKVYIAMYESALTPAPYGPL